Proteins encoded together in one Chitinophaga sp. LS1 window:
- a CDS encoding RagB/SusD family nutrient uptake outer membrane protein produces MKRFKKIAVYTSLALLPVLANSCTNLDEKAYDTLLTNNFYNNKNEVVSAVLRPYTHANAWITPGQSGWWRLSELSADQLAWPQKGRHGYDNGQWIRLHYHTWTVDESTVLNCWNLLWTGLGFCNDAIGNIDGRDASSMGLTQEEKDGFTGELRLLRAFHYLRLMDIYGNIPIVTKVGDPVSPETKPRAEVFSFIEQEIKDNLDKSPVLSKALLGRMSRAGGYAMLAELYLNAEKWYGTARWDDCIAACDALINNTAGGMNGALALDTNLTDTYKPANDLSKEIIFSIAYDYIVSNFAPQWPGDFYHFNQSQINGNPINGNDGVVMIPGVYTTFDDADKRKSEWILAGPQWKYGSNGTDPVICSGGNEYDGQQLVFVDNIRKNAQGSTVSDMTQGEENSGVRFNKYRLGPLSDPSYRSCDWAVYRLSWIYLVKAEAIMRKNGGVATQEAVDLVNTIKQRAYSAADWPAHQYTVATLTLDELLAELGREFVFEGYRRQELIRFGKYTTGTWWDHVASDSYRELFPIPRTQLQLNANLKQNDGYPN; encoded by the coding sequence ATGAAACGATTTAAAAAGATAGCTGTATATACAAGTTTAGCTTTACTTCCGGTACTGGCAAACAGCTGTACTAACCTGGATGAAAAAGCATACGATACACTGCTCACTAACAACTTCTATAATAACAAGAACGAAGTAGTGTCTGCCGTACTCAGACCCTACACACACGCGAATGCATGGATCACCCCTGGCCAGAGTGGCTGGTGGCGTTTGAGCGAGCTCTCTGCCGATCAGCTGGCATGGCCACAGAAAGGTCGTCATGGTTACGATAATGGTCAGTGGATCCGTCTGCACTACCATACCTGGACAGTGGATGAATCTACAGTACTGAACTGCTGGAACCTGTTGTGGACAGGTCTGGGTTTCTGTAATGACGCCATTGGTAATATCGATGGTCGTGATGCAAGTTCAATGGGGCTTACACAGGAAGAGAAAGATGGTTTTACTGGTGAGCTGCGTTTGCTACGTGCTTTCCACTATCTGCGTCTGATGGATATTTATGGCAATATTCCAATCGTGACTAAAGTGGGTGATCCTGTCAGTCCTGAAACAAAGCCTCGTGCGGAGGTTTTTTCTTTCATCGAGCAGGAGATCAAAGACAATCTTGATAAGAGCCCTGTGCTGTCAAAAGCATTGCTGGGTCGTATGTCCAGAGCAGGTGGTTATGCCATGCTGGCTGAATTGTACCTGAATGCTGAAAAGTGGTATGGTACTGCACGCTGGGATGATTGTATTGCAGCCTGCGATGCGCTCATAAATAATACTGCTGGTGGTATGAACGGTGCACTGGCACTGGATACGAATCTGACAGATACTTATAAACCAGCTAACGATCTGTCAAAAGAAATTATCTTCTCTATTGCTTACGATTATATCGTTTCAAACTTTGCACCACAGTGGCCTGGTGATTTCTATCACTTTAACCAGAGCCAGATCAATGGTAACCCGATCAATGGGAATGATGGGGTAGTAATGATACCTGGTGTGTATACTACATTTGATGATGCTGATAAGCGTAAGAGCGAGTGGATACTTGCAGGCCCACAGTGGAAATATGGATCTAATGGTACTGATCCGGTGATTTGTAGTGGTGGTAATGAGTATGATGGTCAGCAGCTGGTATTTGTGGATAACATCCGGAAGAATGCACAGGGTAGCACTGTTTCAGATATGACACAGGGTGAAGAGAACAGTGGCGTGCGTTTTAACAAATACAGGCTCGGTCCATTGAGTGATCCAAGTTATCGTAGTTGTGACTGGGCGGTATATCGTTTGTCATGGATATATTTAGTGAAGGCCGAGGCGATTATGCGTAAGAATGGTGGGGTGGCTACACAGGAGGCAGTTGATCTGGTGAATACGATTAAACAACGTGCTTATAGTGCGGCGGATTGGCCTGCGCATCAGTATACTGTTGCTACACTCACATTAGATGAATTGCTGGCTGAATTGGGCCGGGAGTTTGTTTTTGAAGGGTATAGAAGGCAGGAGCTGATTCGTTTTGGTAAGTATACGACAGGTACATGGTGGGATCACGTGGCTTCTGATAGTTACAGAGAGTTGTTCCCGATTCCAAGGACGCAGTTGCAGTTGAATGCGAATCTGAAACAGAATGATGGATATCCGAACTAA
- a CDS encoding TonB-dependent receptor: MKRRLVFLSRICLHSIWMLFLSMLAFSQSRTISGKVLDASGHSPLPGVTVQVKGATIGTQTKVDGSYSLNVPSGTITLVFTFVGYKTEEFPLGASNTVNISLAADVTSLKDVVVVGYGTQKKQEVTSAITSIEPTDFRQSGARNALDLVQGKVAGLQITRTGGSNPNTSPAIQLRGVTSLTGSMSPLIVVDGIPGGNLDLLQQDDIASISVLKDGSAAAIYGTQANGGVIIVTTKKGVKGPARVTYNNYFRKEFKSRIPKFLTADEYAAKIADGEINAIDKGYRTDFVDLLVNHDNLTQNHNLAFSGGGEQSNYRASVYYLNQEGILKENERQQYGGRLSITSKGLNDRLTSQFNLATNFNKSNLLTDGGNLQGYYTFNPTYSPYNPDGSWYFEQTSTNELARLHQQTDIRQQQTTSGDAKVSLDIVKGLKASIFGSVTRDSYSEGGYADLLSELSVENYDSSGYAWQSSFLNLKYAVEPTLEYNITVNKDHNFTAIGGYSYRYEVEQYFDASNYGFVNDIFEENNLGAGNQLLTGKASMSSYKNDNKLIAFFGRVNYNYKDKYMASVILRHEGSSRFGANNKWGNFPALSLGWNMRDEPFMQGATFLDDLKLRAGYGVTGNSGINNYSSLVTLGTGGNYLNPDGVWRQTYGPNKNPNPDLKWERKSEYNVGVDFSFFKGRLSGAIDVYKRITKDLLENVTTQLPPFVTSSIYANVGQVSSKGVEITLSGVPVRTKDFSWTVDLAFSNSKNILDRYSNELYTIKYQSYADIGGYGALGNAIRTYEGDRIGNFYGKRFAGLTDSGDWLFYKADGTKASADQLDSEKDFAVIGNAVPKVYLGITNTFKYKNFDLRAFLRGKFGYNILNTMEMFYGSKASLPSNVLKTAFTKNGKITGGYQYSDYYIEKGNFMKLDELTLGYTVPFKSKKTIQSLRLYLTASNLFIITKYTGNDPDYVRDTGLTPGVDALNASDSRTPYMGTRGFMFGLNVGF, translated from the coding sequence ATGAAGAGAAGACTCGTTTTTCTTTCTCGGATATGCCTGCATAGTATATGGATGTTATTCCTTTCTATGCTCGCATTTTCCCAGTCCCGCACCATTTCCGGTAAGGTTTTGGATGCAAGCGGACACAGTCCCTTACCCGGTGTGACCGTACAGGTAAAGGGTGCTACAATCGGCACCCAGACCAAGGTTGACGGTTCTTATTCCCTAAATGTTCCCAGTGGTACCATTACCCTTGTATTTACTTTTGTAGGTTACAAAACGGAAGAATTTCCGTTAGGAGCTTCCAATACTGTCAATATTAGTTTAGCTGCGGATGTTACTTCGCTCAAAGACGTGGTAGTAGTGGGTTACGGTACGCAGAAGAAGCAGGAAGTTACTTCGGCTATTACTTCCATTGAACCGACTGACTTCCGTCAGAGTGGTGCCCGCAATGCGCTGGACCTTGTACAAGGTAAAGTAGCTGGTCTGCAGATCACCCGGACTGGTGGTTCTAACCCCAATACCAGTCCTGCTATCCAGTTGCGCGGTGTAACTTCGTTAACCGGTAGTATGTCGCCACTGATCGTAGTCGATGGTATTCCCGGTGGTAACCTGGATCTGCTGCAACAAGATGATATCGCATCTATCTCTGTACTGAAAGATGGTTCTGCTGCTGCAATCTATGGTACACAGGCGAATGGTGGTGTAATCATCGTGACTACCAAGAAAGGTGTGAAAGGCCCTGCCCGCGTGACTTACAACAACTACTTCCGCAAAGAATTCAAATCACGTATTCCTAAATTCCTCACTGCTGATGAATATGCAGCGAAGATTGCTGATGGTGAAATCAATGCTATTGACAAAGGTTACAGAACTGATTTCGTAGACCTGCTGGTAAATCACGACAACTTAACGCAAAACCATAACCTGGCATTTTCTGGTGGTGGTGAACAGTCCAACTATCGTGCAAGTGTGTATTACCTGAATCAGGAAGGTATCCTGAAGGAAAATGAACGTCAGCAATATGGTGGTCGTCTGAGCATCACCTCCAAAGGTTTGAATGATCGGTTGACTTCCCAGTTCAACCTCGCTACCAACTTCAATAAATCGAACCTGCTGACAGATGGTGGTAACCTGCAGGGGTATTATACTTTTAACCCTACTTATTCTCCATACAACCCTGATGGCTCCTGGTATTTTGAGCAAACCAGTACCAACGAACTGGCCAGATTGCACCAGCAAACTGACATTCGCCAGCAGCAAACTACTTCAGGCGATGCGAAGGTATCCCTCGATATCGTGAAGGGGCTGAAAGCATCCATTTTTGGTTCTGTAACCCGCGATAGCTATTCTGAAGGTGGTTATGCGGACCTGCTATCTGAGCTGTCTGTTGAAAACTATGATTCCTCCGGCTATGCATGGCAGTCTTCTTTCCTGAACCTTAAATATGCTGTAGAACCCACACTGGAATATAATATCACTGTTAACAAGGACCATAACTTCACCGCTATTGGTGGTTATAGCTACCGTTATGAAGTAGAACAATATTTTGATGCCAGTAACTACGGCTTCGTAAATGACATCTTCGAGGAAAATAATCTGGGTGCGGGTAACCAGCTCCTGACTGGTAAAGCAAGCATGAGCAGCTATAAAAATGATAATAAGCTCATCGCATTCTTTGGTAGAGTGAACTATAACTACAAAGATAAATACATGGCCAGCGTGATTCTGCGTCATGAAGGTTCTTCCCGTTTCGGTGCGAACAACAAATGGGGTAATTTCCCGGCGTTGTCTTTGGGTTGGAACATGCGTGATGAACCTTTCATGCAGGGTGCTACTTTCCTGGACGACCTGAAACTGAGAGCTGGTTATGGTGTAACCGGTAACTCTGGTATCAACAACTACAGCTCACTGGTGACACTAGGTACCGGTGGTAACTATCTGAATCCGGATGGGGTATGGCGCCAGACTTATGGTCCTAACAAAAATCCTAACCCGGATCTGAAATGGGAAAGGAAATCTGAATACAACGTAGGTGTTGACTTCAGTTTCTTCAAAGGCCGCCTCTCCGGTGCGATCGATGTGTACAAACGTATCACCAAAGATCTGCTGGAAAACGTAACGACCCAGCTTCCTCCTTTTGTGACCAGTAGCATCTATGCAAACGTAGGCCAGGTATCTTCCAAAGGTGTGGAAATCACCCTTAGTGGCGTACCTGTCAGAACAAAGGATTTCTCCTGGACAGTAGACTTAGCATTCAGCAATTCGAAAAATATACTGGACCGTTATTCTAATGAACTGTATACAATCAAATACCAGTCTTATGCTGATATTGGTGGTTATGGTGCGCTGGGTAATGCGATCCGTACTTACGAAGGTGACCGTATCGGTAACTTCTACGGTAAGCGTTTTGCTGGTCTGACTGATTCCGGTGACTGGCTGTTCTACAAAGCAGATGGTACCAAAGCTTCTGCTGACCAGCTGGATAGTGAAAAAGACTTTGCTGTGATTGGGAATGCGGTGCCTAAAGTATACCTGGGTATCACCAACACTTTCAAGTACAAGAACTTTGATCTGAGAGCGTTCCTGCGAGGCAAGTTTGGTTACAATATCCTGAACACCATGGAAATGTTCTACGGTTCAAAAGCTTCATTGCCCAGCAATGTGCTGAAAACAGCATTTACCAAGAATGGTAAGATCACTGGCGGTTATCAGTATTCTGACTATTACATAGAGAAAGGTAATTTCATGAAACTGGATGAGTTAACCCTGGGTTATACTGTTCCATTCAAGAGCAAAAAGACGATCCAGAGCCTGAGATTGTACCTGACTGCATCTAACCTCTTTATTATCACGAAGTATACAGGTAACGATCCTGACTACGTAAGAGATACAGGTCTGACACCAGGCGTTGATGCCCTGAATGCTTCAGATAGCCGTACTCCATATATGGGCACCCGCGGCTTTATGTTTGGATTGAATGTAGGATTCTAA
- a CDS encoding DinB family protein: MSQQLEVWMRGPIAGIPTLLQPIAHALLQAQEEIHAHLKDFPESKIWNTPFDCASVAFHLQHISGVLDRLFTYAESKSLTEDQLTALAAEGKKQPHITIHSLLAALDAQITISLAKLQSTEEYALAVPRGIGRKQIPTTLGGLLFHSAEHTMRHTGQLLVTIKVLKYHS, translated from the coding sequence ATGAGTCAGCAACTAGAAGTATGGATGCGCGGCCCCATTGCAGGCATCCCCACCCTCCTCCAACCCATTGCCCACGCCCTCCTGCAGGCCCAGGAAGAAATCCATGCTCACCTCAAAGACTTCCCTGAATCCAAAATCTGGAATACCCCCTTCGATTGCGCTTCTGTCGCCTTCCACCTCCAACACATCAGCGGCGTACTTGACCGCCTTTTTACTTATGCCGAATCCAAATCCCTGACCGAAGACCAACTCACCGCACTCGCTGCCGAAGGCAAAAAGCAACCACATATTACGATTCATTCATTACTCGCAGCCCTCGACGCGCAAATCACCATTAGTCTCGCCAAGCTACAATCCACTGAAGAATATGCCCTTGCTGTACCCCGCGGCATCGGTAGAAAACAAATTCCCACTACACTCGGTGGTTTATTATTTCACTCCGCAGAACACACCATGCGCCATACCGGCCAGTTACTCGTTACTATAAAAGTATTAAAATATCATTCCTAA
- a CDS encoding sialidase family protein: protein MKKGLLSCLLLSGLLPLMAQHKATLVRAEMVMDKPPVPAAHASTMTELADGRLMMSWFGGSRESAKDVCIYTAIYSGGKWSAPVVVADGVVNDTTRYPAWNPVLYTNKKGELLLFYKVGPNPREWWGLMKTSKNNGKTWSKAVPLPDSILGPIRNKPVLLANGLLLHPSSTESLDEKVWNVHVEFSDVYGKNWKRVNIDCDTFGVIQPTILFHPGNKLQMLCRSRQNAIVESWSADNGMTWSKLRKQDMLNPNSGIDAVTTKSGVHVLIYNPAVSGKDWSDGRNELRVGVSKDGEHWEDVYELEKHEKGEFSYPAVIEGKNGEIHISYTYDRKNIKHVVIKL, encoded by the coding sequence ATGAAGAAAGGATTATTGTCATGTTTATTATTGAGTGGGTTATTGCCTTTGATGGCACAGCACAAGGCTACACTGGTAAGAGCGGAAATGGTGATGGATAAACCGCCGGTGCCCGCTGCCCATGCTTCTACAATGACAGAACTGGCAGATGGCAGGCTAATGATGTCGTGGTTTGGCGGGAGCCGGGAGAGTGCGAAGGATGTATGTATTTATACTGCTATATATTCCGGTGGAAAATGGTCAGCACCAGTGGTGGTGGCAGATGGGGTCGTGAATGATACTACCCGGTATCCGGCCTGGAACCCGGTGTTGTATACGAATAAGAAAGGAGAATTGCTGCTGTTTTATAAAGTAGGACCTAATCCACGCGAATGGTGGGGATTAATGAAGACTTCTAAGAATAATGGGAAGACCTGGTCTAAGGCGGTGCCACTGCCGGATAGTATTTTAGGGCCGATCAGGAATAAACCGGTGTTGTTGGCTAATGGGTTGTTGTTGCATCCTTCCAGTACGGAGAGTCTGGATGAGAAGGTGTGGAATGTGCATGTGGAATTTTCAGATGTGTATGGAAAGAACTGGAAGCGGGTAAATATAGATTGTGATACGTTTGGCGTGATACAGCCTACAATTCTTTTTCATCCCGGAAATAAGCTGCAAATGCTGTGTAGGAGCAGGCAGAATGCGATTGTGGAGAGTTGGTCTGCAGATAATGGGATGACATGGTCAAAGTTGAGGAAACAGGATATGTTGAATCCGAATAGTGGGATTGATGCGGTGACGACGAAGAGTGGGGTGCATGTGTTGATTTATAATCCGGCGGTGAGTGGGAAGGATTGGTCTGATGGGAGGAATGAGTTGAGGGTAGGCGTGTCGAAGGATGGGGAGCATTGGGAAGATGTGTATGAGCTGGAGAAGCATGAGAAGGGGGAGTTTAGTTATCCGGCGGTGATAGAGGGGAAGAATGGGGAGATACATATTAGTTATACGTATGATAGGAAGAATATAAAGCATGTGGTGATAAAGCTTTGA
- a CDS encoding SusD/RagB family nutrient-binding outer membrane lipoprotein, whose product MKKYFLHISCIITLAIGMTGCKKQLEDYYTNPDKTTDPTIEKLFSSILDNNRIRPMYWDLRTLQLNQMGKYCQMTAFLNELTTYSQNDDYIEDRWNDFYTPNNQGSNANDAGSGSGPMAQYRTMQRLYKELPVDERPNMEVFMMAGRVLLLDQAAQMVDMFGDIPYSEAGSLDATATISNPKFDSQIAVYDTVLTQLKEMADWFAAATLNTVAASAFANQDYVGHGSLSKWRRYINSLRLRYLLRQSYYDEARAKTEIQEILSSPLQYPLMDGDGVGDTYSPYNTDMLLFQLTTYTNNLNSAFTEISAQAAPDYMLNTVMLPVDDPRIPLMFDKFGATVNSVFVPNATYKAMSQQWTSTMQGDSINNYSTIDSTTYRFNSHLPGVMMSAAETNFLKAEAFERWGLTGGTAAASYELAIRQSIAFQYYLHSTNTTQYESVTQPSTAEVDVFMAKTAIAYSGTSQEKLGKIWTQKWLAFGFTQCGQAWAEYRRTKYPQITIWQSTSSIYPTPPNRFTYPASEKAYNTSYADVQANDTRTAKIFWDVN is encoded by the coding sequence ATGAAGAAATACTTTTTACATATAAGTTGTATTATTACACTGGCCATTGGGATGACTGGTTGTAAGAAGCAACTTGAAGACTATTATACAAATCCCGATAAAACGACTGATCCTACTATTGAGAAGTTATTTTCCTCTATCCTGGATAATAACCGCATTCGGCCTATGTACTGGGACCTTCGTACTTTACAGCTTAACCAGATGGGTAAGTATTGTCAGATGACCGCGTTTTTAAATGAGCTGACAACCTATTCCCAGAACGATGACTATATTGAGGATCGCTGGAATGATTTCTATACACCTAATAACCAGGGTAGCAATGCGAATGATGCAGGTAGTGGTAGTGGGCCAATGGCACAATACCGCACTATGCAGCGGCTGTACAAGGAATTGCCTGTAGATGAACGCCCTAACATGGAGGTGTTTATGATGGCAGGAAGGGTATTGCTGTTGGATCAGGCAGCACAGATGGTAGATATGTTCGGAGATATTCCTTACTCTGAGGCAGGTAGCCTGGATGCTACTGCTACGATCTCCAATCCTAAATTCGATTCACAGATTGCAGTATACGATACCGTATTAACTCAGTTGAAAGAAATGGCAGACTGGTTTGCAGCTGCTACGCTCAATACTGTTGCTGCATCCGCTTTCGCTAACCAGGATTATGTGGGTCACGGTAGCCTGTCTAAATGGCGTCGTTATATTAACTCCCTGCGTCTCCGTTATCTCCTGCGTCAGTCTTATTATGATGAGGCAAGAGCGAAGACTGAGATCCAGGAAATTTTATCCAGCCCATTGCAGTATCCATTGATGGATGGGGATGGGGTAGGTGATACCTATAGTCCTTACAACACGGATATGTTGTTATTCCAGTTGACGACCTATACGAACAATCTGAATAGTGCCTTTACCGAAATCAGTGCGCAGGCAGCGCCGGACTATATGCTGAATACGGTGATGTTGCCTGTGGATGACCCACGTATTCCACTGATGTTTGATAAATTTGGGGCTACTGTAAATAGCGTATTTGTTCCGAATGCAACTTACAAAGCCATGTCACAACAGTGGACTTCAACGATGCAGGGTGACAGTATTAACAACTACTCCACCATTGACTCCACTACATACCGTTTCAACTCTCACCTGCCAGGTGTTATGATGAGTGCTGCTGAGACCAACTTCCTGAAAGCTGAAGCTTTCGAACGTTGGGGTCTGACTGGCGGTACTGCGGCAGCGAGTTATGAATTGGCGATACGTCAATCCATTGCGTTCCAATATTACCTGCACTCAACCAATACTACCCAGTATGAATCTGTAACACAGCCTTCTACTGCTGAGGTAGATGTATTCATGGCTAAAACAGCGATTGCTTATTCAGGTACTTCACAGGAAAAACTGGGTAAGATCTGGACACAGAAATGGCTGGCATTTGGATTTACACAGTGTGGACAGGCATGGGCTGAATATCGTAGAACCAAATATCCACAGATCACCATCTGGCAATCAACTTCTTCTATATATCCTACTCCTCCAAACAGGTTTACTTATCCTGCGAGTGAGAAGGCATATAATACAAGTTATGCAGATGTTCAGGCAAATGATACCAGAACCGCAAAAATTTTCTGGGATGTAAACTAA